CGGCTGATCATCGTCGTGCCAGCAGCTTCCGCGGCGGCTATGGCTTGCTCGACCGCGCTCGATCCAGGCTCGGCGACATAGCGTTTGACCAGCGCGCTGGCGTCCAGGTA
The sequence above is a segment of the bacterium genome. Coding sequences within it:
- a CDS encoding type II toxin-antitoxin system VapC family toxin, with the protein product YLDASALVKRYVAEPGSSAVEQAIAAAEAAGTTMISRVEVVAAFGRALNGEKDEKDEKSNGWA